The bacterium genome has a segment encoding these proteins:
- a CDS encoding metallophosphoesterase — MRIAALGDLHIREAVPEPLRRAFAEVNDRADVLVLCGDLTDHGFIKEADVLAEALGVCRIPKIAVLGNHDYESTPPEELVKVLTRTGLMVFATEPWTLDGVGFVGAKGFAGGFGRLALQPWGEHAVKQFVQDAVNEGVILERALHRLKTEQGIERTVAVLHYAPIRETVQGEPLEVFPFLGSSRLVDPLDRFGVAAILHAHAHHGSPEGRTPQGIPVYNVSLPVLRQVNPEQDYRLIEV; from the coding sequence GTGCGCATCGCCGCGCTGGGTGACCTGCACATCCGCGAGGCGGTGCCCGAGCCCCTGCGGCGGGCGTTCGCGGAGGTGAACGACCGCGCGGACGTGCTCGTGCTCTGCGGCGACCTGACCGATCACGGGTTCATCAAGGAGGCGGACGTCCTCGCGGAGGCGCTCGGAGTCTGCCGGATCCCGAAGATCGCGGTGCTCGGCAACCACGACTACGAGAGCACGCCGCCGGAGGAACTCGTCAAAGTCCTGACACGCACCGGGCTGATGGTCTTCGCCACGGAGCCCTGGACCCTCGACGGCGTAGGATTCGTCGGCGCGAAGGGGTTCGCGGGTGGCTTCGGCCGCCTCGCCCTCCAGCCTTGGGGCGAGCACGCGGTGAAGCAGTTCGTCCAGGACGCCGTGAACGAGGGCGTCATCCTCGAGCGGGCGCTCCACCGGCTCAAAACCGAGCAGGGCATCGAGCGGACCGTCGCCGTCCTCCACTACGCGCCGATTCGCGAGACGGTCCAGGGCGAGCCGCTCGAGGTCTTTCCGTTTCTCGGGTCGTCGCGCCTCGTCGACCCGCTGGACCGGTTCGGCGTCGCCGCCATCCTGCACGCGCACGCCCACCACGGCTCACCCGAAGGGCGCACGCCGCAGGGCATCCCCGTCTACAACGTCTCGCTGCCGGTGCTGCGGCAGGTCAACCCCGAGCAAGACTACCGGTTGATCGAAGTGTAA
- a CDS encoding nucleotidyltransferase family protein, whose translation MSITAGIIEAERFYADALRALVRSRIPFMIGGAYALRVYAGIVRHTKDLDVFCARRDRARILRVLAKSGERVEHTDPTWIVKVYRGDLFIDVIYGSGNGICPVDRLWFEHARPARLLGSRVRLIPPEEMIWSKAFVQDRYRYDGADIAHVLRRQGPTLDWRRLVDRLGPEWEILLAHLINFRFTYPAERDVVPSWVLRELLSRLEHSQNDAGRGRDPAAAVCRGTLLTPHDYVPDVTAWGYADARADVARRARRKVGGRRAHRRAG comes from the coding sequence ATGAGCATCACCGCGGGCATCATCGAGGCGGAACGATTCTACGCCGATGCGCTCCGTGCGCTCGTGCGCAGCCGGATTCCGTTCATGATCGGCGGCGCGTACGCCCTGCGCGTGTACGCCGGCATCGTGCGCCACACGAAGGATCTCGATGTGTTCTGCGCGCGGCGCGACCGGGCCCGCATCCTGCGCGTCCTCGCCAAGTCCGGCGAGCGAGTGGAACACACCGACCCCACGTGGATCGTCAAAGTCTACCGGGGCGATCTCTTCATCGACGTGATCTACGGCTCCGGCAACGGGATCTGCCCGGTCGACCGGCTGTGGTTCGAGCACGCGCGGCCGGCGCGGCTGCTCGGGTCGCGGGTCCGGCTGATTCCCCCCGAGGAGATGATCTGGAGTAAGGCGTTCGTACAGGACCGCTACCGGTACGACGGCGCCGACATCGCGCACGTTCTCCGCCGGCAGGGGCCGACGCTCGATTGGCGGCGGCTCGTCGACCGGTTGGGACCGGAGTGGGAGATCCTGCTCGCGCACCTCATCAATTTCCGATTCACCTACCCGGCCGAGCGGGACGTCGTTCCGTCGTGGGTGCTGCGCGAGCTGCTCTCGCGCCTCGAGCATTCGCAGAACGATGCCGGTCGCGGACGGGACCCGGCGGCGGCGGTCTGCCGGGGGACGCTGCTCACGCCCCACGACTACGTCCCCGACGTGACCGCGTGGGGCTACGCCGACGCGCGCGCCGACGTCGCGCGGCGGGCACGGCGGAAGGTCGGAGGCAGGCGTGCGCATCGCCGCGCTGGGTGA